The segment ATCATCGTATTGTCGCCTTCAAGTAAAATTAAAACATAAATGCCAAAATCTTTGTTGTTAATTTTGTAAGCCAAGGGACGCTTTCCCCAAGTGTCAACGTTAGTTACGTTGCCTTGGTGCGCACGCACTGTCGTTTCAATTTTAGAAATTTCTGCTTTAAGCTGGTCGTCACTCAAATCTGAATTATATACAACCATTGCTTCGTATTTATTTATCATAACAATCCGTTAAATTTTAATTGCTTAGGGCTATTTGCTTACCCGTTAAAAGAGCAGGACTTATAGCAAGTTACAGATCGGGAATCAATTATTTGCAGAGAAAATCTACAATTCTCAAGTATTAATAGCACTTTGCGCTGGTTCCAGGCCCTCTTTTATGAGGGTTTCTATGCCGATAACTGCTCGAGTTATAGCGCTATCAATCGCAGAACTATCTTCAGAACCAGCACTAGCTAACACCCAAGCTTTAACTGGCATCTCCGGTGTTTGTGAATCCCGTGGGTGGCCAATACCAATGCGGATGCGAAAATACTCAGCTGAACCGATTTTCTCGTCAATATCGCTTAAACCATTATGCCCGCCGCTAGAGCCTCCGCGCTTTATTTTCAATCGCCCCGGAGCCAGGTCCAAATCATCATGAGTAACAATTAGCTGCTCAGGCGGGATTTTATAAAAAT is part of the bacterium genome and harbors:
- the rpsF gene encoding 30S ribosomal protein S6; this encodes MINKYEAMVVYNSDLSDDQLKAEISKIETTVRAHQGNVTNVDTWGKRPLAYKINNKDFGIYVLILLEGDNTMITDLQRQLKINEQALRHIFVTKDKFAPDFTARARENMMPSQQIYEDDFVADLVVDAEIEPAAL
- a CDS encoding aminoacyl-tRNA hydrolase, whose protein sequence is MFVVVGLGNPGARYRNTRHNVGVCCLEQLAAKLQTPKIEKWTNQHGAFIYKVNSYLPGVDLLLVRGDCYMNESGGPVSQILNFYKIPPEQLIVTHDDLDLAPGRLKIKRGGSSGGHNGLSDIDEKIGSAEYFRIRIGIGHPRDSQTPEMPVKAWVLASAGSEDSSAIDSAITRAVIGIETLIKEGLEPAQSAINT